One genomic region from Sphingobacterium sp. UGAL515B_05 encodes:
- a CDS encoding endonuclease/exonuclease/phosphatase family protein, protein MKKSIILALALCLSFLSYAQEFIAASYNIRQRNTVDVDNMWNDRKVPLTNLIKYHGFDIFGIQEGFFDQVEDLKKLLPGFDYVGVGRDDGAQEGEHSAIYYNTNRFKAIKSGTFWLSATDTQHPNKGWDAALPRICTWGIFEDKANKKRFIFMNTHFDHIGRTARTESAKLILAKAKEFAKDLPLILTGDFNVDEKDEAYFTLANSKVVTDVHELATFKYEPNSSFNGWGKSIRPTGRIDHIFITKPFQVKKYGILTDTYMNKFPSDHFPVATTLSWK, encoded by the coding sequence ATGAAAAAAAGTATTATTCTCGCTTTAGCGCTCTGTCTATCCTTTCTGTCTTATGCACAGGAATTTATTGCAGCCAGCTATAATATCCGCCAAAGAAATACCGTCGATGTTGACAACATGTGGAACGACCGTAAAGTTCCGCTAACCAATCTGATTAAATACCATGGCTTTGATATCTTTGGTATCCAGGAAGGTTTTTTTGATCAGGTTGAAGATCTTAAAAAGCTCCTCCCTGGATTTGATTACGTGGGTGTTGGTCGCGACGATGGTGCACAAGAGGGCGAACACTCAGCTATTTATTACAATACAAATCGCTTTAAAGCAATAAAGAGCGGAACTTTCTGGCTTTCGGCAACAGATACCCAACACCCGAATAAAGGCTGGGATGCAGCACTACCGCGGATCTGTACCTGGGGTATTTTTGAAGACAAGGCCAACAAAAAACGCTTCATCTTCATGAACACGCACTTTGACCATATCGGCCGTACCGCACGCACCGAGAGTGCCAAGTTGATTCTGGCGAAAGCAAAAGAGTTTGCCAAAGACCTACCTTTGATTTTAACCGGCGACTTCAATGTGGATGAAAAAGATGAGGCTTATTTCACATTAGCCAACAGCAAAGTAGTCACTGACGTGCATGAACTGGCAACATTCAAATATGAACCCAATTCTTCCTTCAATGGCTGGGGCAAAAGCATCAGACCAACAGGCCGCATTGATCATATTTTTATTACCAAACCTTTCCAGGTTAAAAAATATGGTATCCTGACGGACACGTATATGAATAAATTCCCCTCAGATCACTTTCCAGTAGCAACGACGCTCTCCTGGAAATAA
- a CDS encoding glycerophosphodiester phosphodiesterase, with the protein MKKHIFSCLTLAMVISSSALFAQTKAIAHRGVWKNSHLPQNSIASLTAAHDLKLFGSEFDVHLTKDNILVVNHDNDFYGIDIATATYKELLEKKHPNGESIPTLEEYLNAGKKLKGLRLILELKINKLGVERTLEATTKTVEMVKNLKAEKVTDYISFSFEACQKIHELAPKANIQYLTGDKTPAEVKAAGINGLDYHFSVFKKNATWLKDAHQLGMKVNAWTVNTEEEMTNLINQKIDFITTDEPELLLRVLKK; encoded by the coding sequence ATGAAAAAACATATTTTTAGCTGTCTGACACTAGCCATGGTGATCTCATCTTCGGCATTATTTGCACAAACTAAGGCCATTGCACATCGTGGCGTATGGAAAAACAGCCATCTTCCGCAAAATTCCATTGCTTCTTTAACAGCAGCCCACGACCTTAAGCTCTTCGGATCCGAATTTGATGTGCATTTGACCAAAGACAATATTCTTGTGGTAAACCACGATAATGATTTCTATGGGATCGATATTGCCACAGCAACGTACAAGGAGCTCTTAGAAAAGAAGCATCCTAACGGTGAATCCATTCCCACCTTGGAAGAATATCTTAACGCTGGAAAAAAATTGAAAGGTTTACGTCTTATCCTTGAATTAAAAATCAATAAACTAGGCGTAGAGCGTACACTTGAAGCGACAACAAAAACGGTGGAAATGGTTAAAAACTTGAAAGCAGAGAAAGTCACTGATTATATTTCCTTTAGCTTTGAGGCTTGTCAGAAGATTCACGAACTGGCGCCTAAGGCCAATATTCAATACCTCACAGGTGACAAAACTCCTGCTGAGGTGAAGGCTGCAGGAATAAATGGTTTGGATTATCACTTTTCGGTTTTCAAAAAGAATGCGACATGGCTGAAAGATGCACATCAACTTGGCATGAAAGTAAATGCGTGGACAGTAAACACAGAAGAGGAAATGACAAATCTAATTAATCAGAAAATTGATTTTATTACAACTGACGAACCTGAATTGTTGCTCCGTGTATTAAAGAAATAA
- a CDS encoding HD domain-containing protein, which produces MNNIIERTVAFVQDRLKFAEAGHDWSHIQRVWNNTKLILEDEEADVMVCELAALLHDIADSKFHDGDETIGPRVAGEFLASLEISPEIIDHVKKIIFNMSFKASLGEVSFHSKEMEIVQDADRLDAIGAIGIARAFSFGGNKGREMYNPNVPVQEYKDKEAYKHSEAPTINHFYEKLLLLKNKMNTEAAKRIAAHRHEYMLSFLDEFMAEWNGKK; this is translated from the coding sequence ATGAATAACATTATTGAGCGCACAGTAGCATTTGTGCAAGACCGGTTGAAATTTGCAGAAGCAGGCCACGATTGGTCGCATATTCAACGCGTATGGAACAATACGAAGTTAATTTTAGAAGATGAAGAAGCAGATGTTATGGTGTGCGAATTGGCGGCGCTATTACATGACATCGCTGACAGTAAATTCCATGATGGCGACGAAACAATCGGCCCTCGTGTTGCCGGAGAGTTTTTGGCAAGTCTAGAAATTTCGCCTGAGATCATTGACCATGTCAAGAAAATCATCTTCAACATGTCTTTCAAAGCAAGTTTAGGTGAAGTTTCATTCCATTCAAAAGAAATGGAGATCGTGCAAGATGCTGACCGTCTAGATGCTATTGGCGCAATAGGTATTGCCCGCGCGTTTAGCTTTGGCGGAAACAAAGGCCGTGAGATGTATAATCCCAACGTTCCCGTTCAGGAATATAAGGATAAGGAAGCTTACAAGCATTCGGAAGCTCCCACAATCAATCACTTCTACGAAAAGCTACTATTGTTAAAGAATAAGATGAATACAGAAGCCGCGAAAAGAATCGCAGCGCATCGCCATGAATATATGCTCAGCTTCCTCGATGAGTTCATGGCCGAATGGAACGGTAAAAAATAA
- a CDS encoding class I SAM-dependent RNA methyltransferase — protein MEVFNTPNKVIITCNKRLSPYLQQEVKELGFDIVRAFPTGVELKVSINDTIKLNLNLRTASQILYSLKEFRANNPTELYDELSQIAWEELIQFDGYFSVSSNVDNETISTPLFANVKVKDAIVDRIKEKKGMRPNSGPDNNKAVVHLYWKDDRAEIFLDTSGETLAKHGYRKIPGKAPMLEALAASTIIASKWDGHSPFVNPMCGSGTLAIEAALIATNRKPGLLRMNYSFMHFIGYDETVFFQERRILKDQINKKAAPQIIASDISEEAINVSKMNARTAGVEQLISFEVCDFAETHVPKEAGVILFNPEYGERLGTHSKLEITYKRMGDFMKQECKGYRGYIFTGNPDLAKKIGLRASRRIEFYNGKLDCRLLEYELYEGTREKTKVLYE, from the coding sequence ATGGAAGTTTTCAACACCCCCAATAAAGTTATTATAACGTGCAATAAGCGCTTATCGCCTTATTTGCAACAGGAAGTTAAAGAGTTAGGTTTTGACATTGTCAGGGCATTTCCGACAGGAGTAGAATTAAAGGTCAGTATAAACGATACGATCAAGCTCAATCTGAACCTGCGCACAGCATCTCAGATTTTGTATTCGTTAAAAGAGTTTAGGGCCAATAATCCGACGGAGCTCTATGACGAATTGAGTCAAATCGCATGGGAAGAACTCATTCAATTTGACGGATACTTCTCTGTCAGCTCCAATGTGGACAATGAGACAATCAGCACACCATTATTTGCAAACGTCAAGGTTAAAGATGCAATCGTGGACCGAATCAAGGAAAAAAAGGGTATGCGTCCTAACTCAGGTCCGGACAATAATAAAGCGGTTGTGCACTTGTACTGGAAAGATGACCGTGCTGAAATTTTTCTCGATACCTCAGGCGAGACATTGGCGAAACATGGCTACCGCAAGATCCCTGGAAAAGCGCCAATGTTAGAAGCTCTGGCAGCCTCTACTATTATTGCGTCCAAATGGGATGGTCATTCTCCTTTTGTGAACCCGATGTGTGGATCCGGAACTTTAGCTATCGAGGCAGCTCTCATTGCGACAAACAGAAAACCTGGATTATTACGCATGAACTATTCATTTATGCATTTCATAGGTTATGATGAAACAGTTTTCTTCCAGGAGCGTCGAATACTTAAAGATCAGATCAATAAAAAAGCAGCTCCGCAAATTATCGCAAGCGATATTTCGGAAGAGGCTATCAACGTCTCCAAGATGAACGCAAGAACCGCCGGTGTGGAGCAATTAATTTCTTTTGAAGTATGCGATTTTGCCGAAACACACGTTCCTAAAGAAGCAGGTGTCATTTTATTCAATCCTGAATATGGTGAACGTTTGGGCACACACAGCAAGCTAGAAATTACCTATAAGCGTATGGGAGATTTCATGAAACAGGAATGCAAAGGTTATAGAGGCTATATATTTACTGGAAATCCAGATCTGGCAAAGAAAATCGGGTTGCGCGCATCCCGACGTATAGAATTTTATAATGGTAAATTAGATTGTAGATTATTAGAATACGAATTATACGAGGGTACTCGCGAAAAAACAAAAGTATTGTATGAATAA
- a CDS encoding DUF3127 domain-containing protein: MEIRGKVHEIGATQQVTESFKKRDMIVAYAENPQFVEYIRFESTQDRTSIFDNLAIGEEVEVSFNLRGRPWTNKDGVTTYFNSLVAWRVTKLGNAAPAPSSPGYADMPAPVDLAGSSDDDDLPF; the protein is encoded by the coding sequence ATGGAAATTAGAGGAAAAGTACACGAGATAGGAGCGACACAACAAGTGACAGAATCATTCAAAAAACGCGATATGATTGTAGCTTATGCCGAAAACCCACAATTTGTTGAGTATATCCGTTTTGAATCAACACAAGACAGAACGTCAATTTTTGATAACCTAGCAATTGGAGAAGAGGTAGAAGTATCTTTTAATCTTCGTGGTCGTCCTTGGACTAATAAAGATGGCGTAACAACTTATTTCAATTCATTGGTCGCATGGCGTGTAACAAAATTGGGTAATGCTGCTCCAGCACCATCTTCTCCAGGTTACGCAGATATGCCTGCTCCTGTAGATTTGGCTGGTTCATCAGATGATGATGATCTACCATTCTAA
- a CDS encoding copper resistance protein NlpE, translating to MKLSVLFICLAAVSLSACNQTSKESPHATADSSVHETAAVDTAHTSQNSLDWAGTYEATIPCADCEGIKTNITLKNDNTFAIVSEYINKNTKVEDTGKVMWHDNGSVVHLTGKETNMKLKVGENKLIGLDQEGHEIDGPNAHLYVYNKVEGEKL from the coding sequence ATGAAATTATCCGTATTATTCATTTGCTTAGCAGCAGTTTCGCTAAGTGCATGCAATCAAACGTCAAAAGAGAGTCCGCATGCTACAGCAGATTCTTCAGTACATGAGACTGCGGCAGTAGATACTGCCCATACATCACAAAACTCACTGGATTGGGCAGGTACCTATGAAGCTACTATTCCCTGTGCAGATTGTGAAGGTATCAAAACCAATATCACCTTAAAGAATGATAATACCTTTGCCATTGTCAGTGAATATATTAACAAAAATACCAAGGTTGAAGATACTGGCAAAGTCATGTGGCATGACAACGGATCCGTTGTTCATCTCACAGGGAAAGAAACAAATATGAAATTGAAGGTCGGCGAAAATAAGCTGATTGGACTAGATCAGGAAGGCCATGAGATTGATGGTCCCAATGCACATCTCTATGTGTACAATAAGGTCGAAGGAGAGAAACTGTAA
- a CDS encoding acyltransferase, producing the protein MARTSYISVLRIVAIFLVILIHSSSGYLNSNEFESFDWSYANWLNSFSRFAVPLFVIISGALLLQKDESTGQFYRKRLLKIVPPFLFWTIVYLLYYFIRYIDFDYIGFPQVINIVLIRLKSGTNAHLWYLYMILGLYLAVPFIRKIVGNCSKRELEIFLGLWFAALFFTNKWFNSYLPNFDLTFFSGYAGYLVLGHYLRNYPIQMVKLSSFTFFLICCLITASGTYYLSVSRREFDPTLYNYLSPNIALSAGFLFIFVQGLKLPEQLNAFWEFIDIHSFGIYLCHILLLNYIHPLLPLSTLWKIPAATVLTLLASALLTYFLRKVPYGKYVSG; encoded by the coding sequence ATGGCGCGAACCAGTTATATCAGTGTACTTCGTATTGTTGCGATATTCCTCGTTATCTTGATTCATTCCTCTTCGGGCTACCTAAACAGCAATGAATTTGAGTCATTCGACTGGAGTTATGCCAATTGGCTCAATAGCTTCTCGCGCTTTGCAGTACCCCTGTTTGTCATTATTTCAGGCGCCCTGCTGCTACAGAAAGACGAAAGTACGGGACAGTTTTATCGGAAACGTCTGTTAAAAATTGTCCCGCCTTTTCTTTTTTGGACGATCGTCTATCTTCTCTATTATTTTATCCGCTACATTGATTTTGACTACATCGGTTTTCCACAAGTTATTAACATTGTGTTAATTCGCTTAAAGTCAGGAACGAATGCACACCTTTGGTATCTATATATGATACTTGGGCTCTACCTCGCAGTTCCTTTCATACGCAAAATTGTGGGCAACTGCAGTAAAAGAGAGCTTGAGATCTTTTTGGGGTTGTGGTTTGCAGCGTTATTTTTTACGAATAAATGGTTCAATAGTTACTTACCAAACTTTGATCTGACCTTTTTCTCTGGCTATGCGGGCTACCTGGTCTTGGGGCACTATTTACGTAATTATCCAATCCAAATGGTAAAATTATCAAGTTTTACATTTTTTCTGATCTGCTGTTTAATTACGGCTTCAGGGACATATTATTTAAGTGTGTCACGAAGGGAATTTGATCCGACACTTTACAACTATCTTTCACCAAATATCGCATTGAGTGCAGGCTTTTTATTCATCTTCGTGCAAGGCCTTAAACTCCCAGAACAACTCAACGCCTTCTGGGAATTTATCGACATTCACAGCTTTGGTATTTACTTATGCCATATTTTATTGCTGAATTATATCCATCCTTTACTCCCCTTATCCACTTTGTGGAAAATCCCTGCAGCAACAGTGCTCACCCTGTTGGCGAGCGCCTTACTAACCTATTTTCTACGAAAAGTTCCCTACGGTAAATACGTCAGCGGCTAA
- a CDS encoding MFS transporter — protein sequence MNKGIIALAFGGLAIGMTEFTMMGILPDIAKDLHIEIPTAAHLIALYALGVVVGAPTLVLFTGKYPPKKVLLFLMLLFFIFNGLFSIAPGQFLISLSRFMAGLPHGAFFGVGSVVAARLAPKGKEAQAISIMFTGMTIANLAGVPLGTYLGHHYSWRLTYGIISILGLITFAAIYAWMPKIEASKGNNIFSQLNFFNKKIAWLLMAIIAIGTGGLFAWISYIAPLVTNVSGIAADRVPLIMILIGVGMFFGNLIGGKLADTISPTKAAIASFSAMALCLVMVYFISPLGWTAYPLAFITGLVSFTIGSPTQLMLIRASKEAATLAAAGGQAAFNLGNTLGAFLGGIPITLGLAYNTPSLVGVGMASIGALLTLLYLKVYDSKSQ from the coding sequence ATGAACAAAGGAATTATCGCTTTGGCATTTGGCGGACTTGCCATCGGAATGACCGAATTCACGATGATGGGTATCCTGCCTGATATTGCCAAAGATCTTCATATCGAGATCCCTACTGCCGCGCACCTGATTGCACTATACGCACTGGGTGTTGTTGTAGGTGCACCAACATTAGTCCTATTTACGGGAAAATATCCACCAAAGAAGGTATTACTTTTTTTAATGTTGCTCTTTTTTATTTTCAACGGACTATTCAGTATTGCGCCAGGCCAGTTTTTGATCAGCCTCTCCCGCTTCATGGCTGGGCTTCCGCACGGTGCTTTTTTTGGTGTTGGGTCTGTTGTTGCTGCTCGCTTGGCACCAAAAGGAAAAGAAGCCCAGGCCATATCCATTATGTTTACAGGAATGACCATTGCCAATTTGGCTGGCGTACCGTTAGGAACCTATCTCGGTCATCATTATTCATGGCGTTTGACCTATGGAATTATCAGTATATTGGGATTAATCACTTTTGCAGCAATTTATGCTTGGATGCCAAAAATTGAAGCTTCCAAAGGGAATAATATCTTTAGCCAGCTCAACTTCTTCAACAAAAAGATTGCCTGGCTATTAATGGCTATTATCGCCATCGGTACCGGTGGACTTTTTGCCTGGATCAGTTACATCGCGCCTTTAGTGACCAATGTGTCGGGCATCGCTGCTGATCGTGTACCACTGATTATGATCCTGATCGGTGTTGGTATGTTTTTCGGGAATCTTATCGGCGGAAAATTGGCCGATACAATCTCCCCAACCAAAGCTGCGATCGCTAGTTTTTCCGCCATGGCGCTATGCCTTGTGATGGTTTACTTTATATCGCCCTTGGGCTGGACAGCGTACCCTTTAGCCTTTATTACTGGACTGGTATCCTTTACCATTGGTTCGCCGACACAACTGATGTTAATTCGCGCCTCAAAAGAAGCTGCAACACTGGCTGCGGCAGGTGGTCAGGCCGCCTTTAACCTCGGGAATACCTTAGGTGCATTTTTAGGTGGAATTCCAATAACCTTGGGTTTAGCTTATAACACACCGTCGCTTGTTGGTGTGGGTATGGCGAGCATTGGCGCACTCCTAACCCTGCTGTATTTGAAAGTCTACGACAGCAAAAGTCAATAA
- a CDS encoding fumarate hydratase: MALAIGMFFFFTACKFNSDMQSEGAPFLQGEWVQDSIPGQQQMMQYTLTDFKFTCDSVYATMHVNNKVQTIPDSCYKNGSWTEHAKGIYVLRGDSIIVDGIYTKENGKQKISGCYLSGQYIPRFKVVYHAADSVVLESRLDQRQIILRKTKNITCIPQKRYQ, translated from the coding sequence TTGGCACTTGCCATAGGTATGTTTTTCTTTTTTACTGCCTGCAAATTCAATTCGGATATGCAGAGCGAAGGCGCCCCCTTTTTACAGGGAGAATGGGTGCAAGACAGTATTCCAGGGCAACAGCAGATGATGCAATATACCTTGACCGATTTCAAGTTTACCTGTGATTCTGTTTACGCGACCATGCACGTCAACAATAAAGTACAAACAATCCCGGATAGCTGTTACAAAAATGGATCCTGGACAGAACATGCAAAGGGTATTTATGTTCTGCGTGGCGACTCCATCATTGTCGATGGTATTTATACCAAAGAAAATGGCAAGCAGAAAATTTCAGGCTGTTATCTTTCCGGACAGTATATCCCCCGCTTTAAAGTCGTTTATCATGCTGCGGACTCGGTGGTACTGGAAAGCAGGTTAGATCAACGTCAGATCATCTTAAGGAAGACTAAAAATATTACGTGTATCCCTCAAAAAAGATATCAATAA
- the fumC gene encoding class II fumarate hydratase, translated as MSFRIEKDTMGEVQVPADKYWGAQTERSRNNFKIGPAASMPHEIIAGFAYLKKAAAYANHELGVLPVEKRDAIATVCDEILAGKLDDQFPLVIWQTGSGTQSNMNVNEVVANRAQVLAGHKIGEGEPVLKANDDVNKSQSSNDTFPTGMHIAAYKAVAEVTIPGVEKLRDTLTKKAEEFKNVVKIGRTHLMDATPLTLGQEISGYVAQLNHGLKALRNTLSHLSELALGGTAVGTGLNTPNGYDVVVAKYIAEFTGLPFVTAENKFEALAAHDAIVETHGALKQLAVSLNKIANDIRMLASGPRSGIGEILIPENEPGSSIMPGKVNPTQCEALTMVAAQVMGNDVAITIGGTQGHYELNVFKPLMAANFLQSARLLGDACVSFEEHCAAGIEPNYKRIKELVDNSLMLVTALNTKIGYYKSAEIAQTAHKNGTTLKEEAVRLGYVTPEDFDAWVKPEDMVGSLK; from the coding sequence ATGTCATTCAGAATTGAAAAAGACACAATGGGTGAAGTTCAAGTACCTGCAGACAAATACTGGGGTGCACAAACAGAGCGTTCACGCAACAACTTTAAAATCGGACCGGCAGCTTCAATGCCACACGAAATCATCGCAGGCTTTGCTTATTTGAAAAAAGCAGCTGCTTATGCTAACCACGAGTTGGGGGTATTACCTGTAGAGAAACGTGATGCGATCGCTACAGTATGTGATGAGATCTTAGCGGGCAAATTGGATGATCAATTTCCATTGGTTATTTGGCAAACGGGCTCGGGTACACAATCCAACATGAATGTGAATGAGGTTGTCGCAAACCGTGCACAAGTATTGGCTGGACATAAAATCGGTGAAGGTGAACCTGTGTTAAAAGCAAATGATGATGTAAACAAATCACAATCATCTAACGATACTTTCCCTACAGGAATGCATATTGCCGCTTACAAAGCTGTTGCTGAAGTTACCATTCCAGGAGTTGAAAAATTGCGTGACACATTGACAAAAAAAGCTGAGGAGTTTAAAAACGTAGTTAAAATTGGCCGTACACACTTAATGGATGCTACTCCGTTGACTCTAGGTCAAGAGATTTCAGGTTATGTCGCTCAATTGAACCATGGTCTGAAAGCTTTAAGAAATACACTTTCGCATTTGTCAGAACTTGCATTGGGAGGTACTGCTGTCGGTACAGGATTAAATACACCAAACGGCTATGACGTTGTCGTTGCTAAATATATCGCTGAATTTACTGGCCTACCTTTCGTAACCGCTGAAAATAAATTTGAGGCATTGGCTGCTCACGACGCAATCGTTGAAACACACGGTGCATTGAAGCAATTGGCTGTTTCATTAAATAAAATTGCAAACGATATCCGTATGTTGGCTTCCGGCCCACGTTCAGGTATCGGTGAAATCTTGATTCCTGAGAACGAACCAGGATCATCGATTATGCCAGGTAAAGTTAATCCAACGCAATGTGAAGCATTGACAATGGTTGCGGCGCAAGTGATGGGTAATGATGTAGCTATTACGATTGGTGGAACGCAAGGTCACTATGAACTAAACGTGTTCAAACCATTGATGGCCGCAAACTTCTTGCAGTCTGCTCGCCTATTGGGTGATGCTTGTGTTTCATTTGAAGAGCACTGTGCAGCTGGTATCGAACCGAACTACAAACGCATCAAAGAATTGGTAGACAACTCCTTGATGTTAGTAACGGCACTAAACACAAAAATTGGTTACTACAAATCAGCAGAAATCGCGCAAACAGCACATAAAAATGGTACTACGCTTAAGGAAGAAGCCGTACGCTTAGGTTATGTGACTCCTGAAGATTTCGATGCTTGGGTAAAACCAGAAGATATGGTTGGAAGTTTAAAATAA
- a CDS encoding S41 family peptidase, which translates to MQKSIKRNIFVAATYAAVLLLGLLLGQNYAEEQGSNQKTTFSSLRSNGNSDKLQYLIQLISENYVDNVSIDTVQDEAIEHVVSRLDPFSTFLRPNQVLAKQETLEGTFDGIGVEYFRLKDTLLVVGMVAAGPAEKAGMRIGDRILKIGNKDLVGRKVAESEIEKLIRGKKGTAVLITIQRNGVVLGNPIKVIRDQVNVSSLDASYMIAPKTAYVKIRRFGHKTADEFRQSLIDLRKSGAQDLILDLRNNGGGFVHTAIDLAGQFFKEKRLLMYTEGANELRQDFYSEKAGDFGDGRVIVLINESTASASEILSGALQDLDRATIVGRRSYGKGLVQEQFDFSDGSAINLTVARYYTPLGRCIQRKYARANFDAAKYMTGFDLWTMDTEFSQKEMFTTSKGKLVFGGGGILPDVTIPIDTNETSAKYREIFHSNAIEEFVYDRFTKHLPAYSIENFISGYHLPATEFDLFISYLNSQKRIAVTAKEAKNLHDLIQSDIEALVGRYYFGREAYYKIKNRRDKFIEIGLKTLGYQMPKV; encoded by the coding sequence ATGCAGAAAAGTATTAAACGAAATATTTTTGTAGCCGCTACATATGCTGCAGTATTGCTTCTCGGCTTGCTGTTGGGACAAAATTATGCCGAGGAGCAGGGAAGTAACCAGAAAACCACCTTTTCAAGTTTGCGCTCCAATGGCAATTCCGATAAATTACAATATCTCATTCAGTTAATTTCCGAGAATTACGTCGACAATGTCAGTATAGACACCGTGCAGGATGAAGCCATTGAGCATGTTGTTTCCCGCCTGGATCCTTTTTCCACCTTTTTGAGACCCAATCAAGTGCTAGCAAAGCAGGAAACGCTTGAGGGAACATTTGATGGTATCGGAGTAGAGTACTTTCGCCTGAAAGATACGCTACTTGTTGTTGGGATGGTTGCAGCTGGTCCCGCGGAGAAAGCAGGTATGCGTATCGGCGACCGCATTTTAAAGATCGGTAATAAGGATCTTGTCGGAAGAAAGGTTGCCGAATCCGAAATTGAAAAACTGATCCGCGGAAAGAAAGGAACAGCTGTATTGATCACCATTCAACGCAATGGAGTAGTATTGGGCAATCCAATAAAAGTCATTCGTGATCAGGTAAATGTTTCGAGTTTAGATGCATCGTATATGATCGCTCCGAAAACAGCTTATGTGAAAATTCGAAGATTTGGACATAAGACAGCAGATGAATTCCGCCAGTCACTCATTGACTTACGAAAAAGCGGAGCTCAAGATCTTATTTTGGATTTACGTAATAATGGTGGCGGATTTGTACATACGGCAATTGATCTGGCTGGTCAATTTTTCAAAGAAAAGAGACTGTTGATGTATACCGAGGGTGCGAATGAACTGCGCCAGGATTTCTATTCTGAGAAGGCGGGCGATTTTGGTGATGGCCGGGTCATTGTGCTGATCAATGAAAGCACAGCATCAGCGAGCGAAATACTGAGCGGTGCTCTTCAGGATTTGGATCGGGCAACTATTGTCGGCCGCAGATCCTATGGCAAAGGTTTGGTGCAAGAGCAATTTGATTTTTCAGACGGTTCTGCAATCAACCTGACTGTGGCTCGCTACTATACACCACTTGGAAGATGTATTCAGCGAAAATATGCACGGGCGAATTTTGATGCAGCAAAATACATGACAGGCTTTGATCTATGGACAATGGATACCGAATTCAGCCAAAAGGAAATGTTTACAACCAGCAAAGGAAAGCTTGTATTCGGTGGTGGCGGTATTCTTCCGGACGTGACTATCCCGATTGATACCAACGAAACCAGTGCCAAGTACCGCGAGATATTTCATTCCAATGCAATCGAAGAGTTTGTTTATGATCGCTTCACGAAACATCTGCCGGCATATTCTATCGAGAATTTCATTAGTGGCTATCACTTGCCAGCAACAGAATTTGATCTATTCATTTCATATCTTAATAGCCAAAAGCGGATCGCGGTCACAGCCAAAGAAGCAAAAAACTTACATGATTTAATTCAATCCGATATCGAGGCCTTGGTAGGTCGGTATTATTTTGGTCGTGAAGCGTATTACAAAATCAAAAACCGAAGAGATAAATTTATTGAAATAGGTCTTAAAACGTTGGGCTATCAGATGCCTAAGGTTTAA